In Desulfomonile tiedjei DSM 6799, a genomic segment contains:
- a CDS encoding metal ABC transporter permease, with the protein MQQFITDVQIYPFLQHALLTGILASIACGIIGTYVVVRRISYIADGIAHAVLGGMGAALYIQKVHHMPGVLPMHGAIVTAILAAIIIGLVSLWAKQREDNVISAIWAVGMAIGIIFISRTPGYNEDLMSYLFGNILLVSSTDLWTLAGLDFVILLIGVLFYNQFLAVCFDDEFARLRGLNVEFFYLLLLCLTALTVVVLSTVVGIVMVIALLTLPIGIAALYSGTLWRMMILSAILCALFTTSGLALSYVPDYPAGAATIIIAGAAYLAATTLKWVSTRGRS; encoded by the coding sequence TTGCAGCAATTTATAACTGACGTACAAATTTATCCCTTTCTCCAGCATGCCCTCTTAACGGGAATCCTTGCCAGCATCGCTTGCGGAATCATCGGCACGTACGTTGTGGTCCGCAGGATATCGTACATTGCCGACGGCATTGCCCATGCAGTACTGGGTGGCATGGGCGCGGCTTTGTACATTCAGAAAGTCCATCATATGCCCGGAGTGCTGCCGATGCATGGAGCAATCGTCACAGCTATCCTGGCAGCCATAATAATAGGATTGGTGAGCCTCTGGGCAAAACAGCGGGAAGACAACGTTATCAGCGCTATTTGGGCCGTAGGTATGGCCATAGGCATTATCTTCATCTCCCGAACACCCGGATACAATGAAGATCTTATGAGTTATCTCTTCGGCAATATTTTGCTCGTCTCCAGCACCGATTTGTGGACTCTCGCCGGCCTGGATTTTGTCATTCTTCTCATTGGAGTGCTCTTTTACAATCAGTTCCTTGCTGTCTGCTTTGACGACGAGTTCGCCCGCCTGCGAGGTCTCAACGTTGAGTTCTTTTATCTGCTGCTGTTGTGCCTGACTGCCCTGACGGTCGTGGTACTATCCACTGTAGTCGGAATAGTCATGGTAATTGCCCTCTTAACACTTCCCATCGGGATAGCGGCCCTTTACTCCGGGACGTTGTGGCGGATGATGATCCTTTCTGCCATTCTTTGCGCCCTATTTACCACGTCGGGGCTTGCATTGAGCTACGTTCCGGATTATCCTGCCGGAGCGGCAACGATCATCATTGCCGGTGCAGCCTATCTTGCAGCCACCACGTTGAAGTGGGTTTCGACTCGAGGAAGATCCTGA
- the mscL gene encoding large conductance mechanosensitive channel protein MscL, protein MLKEFKEFAMRGNVLDMAIGIIIGAAFGKIVNSFVADILMPPIGLLLGNVDFSNLFVNLSGTRYSSLAEAKTAGAATLNYGAFLNTLIDFIIVAFAIFLLVRQVNRFRAQPEVTTKECPECLSKIPLKASRCPHCTSELKSS, encoded by the coding sequence ATGTTAAAAGAATTCAAAGAATTTGCCATGCGTGGCAATGTTTTGGACATGGCGATCGGTATTATTATCGGTGCCGCATTCGGGAAAATTGTAAATTCATTTGTTGCGGATATTCTCATGCCGCCCATCGGACTTCTGCTCGGAAACGTGGATTTCTCGAATTTATTCGTGAACCTTTCCGGCACTCGCTACAGTTCATTGGCTGAAGCCAAAACTGCCGGAGCAGCCACCCTCAATTACGGCGCTTTTCTCAACACATTGATAGACTTCATCATCGTGGCCTTCGCAATCTTTCTCCTTGTCCGCCAGGTCAATCGGTTCAGAGCTCAACCGGAAGTAACGACAAAAGAATGCCCGGAGTGTTTGTCGAAGATTCCCCTGAAAGCGTCGCGGTGCCCTCACTGCACGTCAGAGTTGAAGTCATCGTAA
- a CDS encoding sensor histidine kinase → MTEAELRTLRNLTKSISDLLNGDVPEPLSLSEPVHEDLALLRKATNDLIKDFDESRSFISSLARGDLGVDPPVRNLMCSPYKQLHANLRHLVWQTRQVAKGDLGQRVDFLGGFSQAFNSMILSLREKRSLEEALKKSHEALEAKVQERTGELAAINEHLKQEIIERQKAEEGLEKALAHLTRINDELRQFAYVSSHDLKEPLRNIAVSVQKLQELLHIEAGSDEEMWMKWAVDSASRMASLVDDILAFSRLDSHKPYRLIDSEKAYEKALSNLRSAIEESGATVTHDRLPAVKADLNQLAQAFQHLIGNAIKYRRDEPPRVHVSVVAEHKECQFCVHDNGIGIKQEYRDRIFSIFKRLHHNSEYPGTGIGLAIAKKVIEGHGGRIWVESEYGKGSRFYFTIPT, encoded by the coding sequence GTGACCGAGGCGGAACTTCGAACATTACGCAACCTCACGAAAAGCATTTCAGATCTGCTTAATGGTGACGTGCCCGAGCCTCTATCCCTATCCGAGCCCGTGCATGAGGACCTCGCTCTGCTGCGGAAAGCAACCAACGATCTGATTAAGGACTTCGATGAGTCACGTAGTTTTATAAGCAGCCTCGCCAGGGGAGATCTGGGCGTCGATCCGCCGGTCCGCAATTTAATGTGTTCCCCGTACAAGCAATTGCATGCAAACCTGCGGCATCTGGTTTGGCAGACGCGGCAGGTTGCCAAAGGTGACCTGGGCCAGCGGGTTGATTTCCTTGGCGGGTTTTCCCAGGCATTCAACTCGATGATACTGTCTCTACGAGAGAAGCGATCGCTCGAGGAGGCTTTGAAAAAGTCCCACGAAGCACTTGAGGCCAAGGTCCAGGAGCGTACCGGAGAGCTTGCGGCAATAAATGAGCACCTGAAGCAGGAAATCATTGAACGCCAAAAAGCTGAAGAAGGCTTGGAAAAGGCCCTCGCCCATCTAACCCGCATCAATGACGAGTTGCGCCAATTCGCCTACGTGTCTTCTCATGATCTTAAGGAGCCGCTTCGTAATATCGCTGTTTCTGTTCAGAAACTGCAAGAACTCCTGCATATTGAGGCCGGGTCCGATGAGGAGATGTGGATGAAGTGGGCCGTCGATTCAGCCTCTAGAATGGCTTCTCTTGTTGATGATATTCTGGCGTTTTCCAGGTTGGATTCACACAAGCCGTATAGGTTGATCGATTCCGAAAAGGCTTACGAAAAAGCCTTGTCCAATTTGCGCTCTGCTATAGAAGAGAGCGGTGCGACGGTAACACACGATCGACTCCCGGCCGTGAAAGCCGATTTGAACCAACTTGCTCAAGCATTTCAACATCTTATCGGCAACGCCATAAAATATCGACGAGATGAGCCGCCTCGTGTCCATGTTTCAGTTGTAGCCGAGCATAAGGAATGCCAATTCTGCGTTCATGACAATGGAATAGGGATCAAGCAAGAATACCGGGATCGTATCTTTTCCATTTTTAAACGGCTTCACCACAATAGCGAATATCCCGGGACCGGCATCGGGCTAGCGATCGCGAAGAAAGTTATAGAGGGCCACGGCGGACGGATTTGGGTCGAGTCCGAATACGGGAAAGGCTCTCGGTTCTATTTCACTATCCCGACTTAG
- a CDS encoding permease encodes MSNDHHCSQTEYHVTSCTCGDSNSQNLSVADVNSANYQGTFNFTFLIEAAFLIFAAGLLVFGKGLGIDTAVNDLSISFVAIMLEAMPFMLIGAVIGGLIETFIPQEWVSRILAGRTHTSILIAAGLGAVFPVCECAIIPVVRRLLHKGVPASAAIAFLLGGPIVNPVVAGSTWLAYRGDWTFLGTRMVFGYGIAVAIALIMSFLFQQKDMLLEDAHALTHSACGCGAHDHGDSHRSVTQRLLAAFQHACDDFFDVGKFLVIGAFVAAGCRTIIGVDVFRELFASPGLAIIAMMALAMALNLCSETDAFIAAGFRGVLPDTAQMAFMLLGPMLDVKLLLMYLTMFRKRTILVLSLLIFGMVLACTSFLQYGLGGLPGAQ; translated from the coding sequence GTGTCCAACGATCATCATTGCAGCCAAACCGAATACCACGTTACTTCATGCACTTGTGGAGACTCCAACTCACAGAATCTGTCCGTCGCTGATGTGAATTCGGCCAATTATCAAGGTACTTTCAATTTCACGTTTCTCATTGAAGCAGCGTTCCTGATCTTTGCCGCAGGGTTGCTGGTGTTTGGAAAAGGGCTCGGGATCGATACTGCTGTCAACGATCTGTCCATCAGCTTTGTGGCCATTATGTTGGAGGCCATGCCATTCATGCTGATCGGTGCAGTAATCGGCGGTTTGATAGAGACTTTCATCCCGCAGGAATGGGTGAGTCGAATCCTTGCAGGACGAACCCACACGAGCATTCTTATTGCCGCCGGTTTAGGGGCGGTTTTCCCCGTATGCGAGTGCGCAATAATCCCTGTCGTACGGAGACTGCTGCACAAAGGCGTTCCCGCATCCGCAGCAATAGCGTTTCTTCTCGGAGGCCCCATCGTAAATCCGGTTGTGGCGGGGTCCACATGGCTCGCGTACCGCGGCGACTGGACCTTTCTTGGTACCCGCATGGTGTTCGGCTACGGCATTGCGGTTGCCATAGCGCTCATCATGAGCTTTCTCTTTCAACAGAAAGATATGCTCCTGGAGGATGCGCATGCTCTGACACATTCAGCATGCGGTTGTGGCGCACACGATCATGGAGACAGCCACAGGAGCGTAACACAGCGCTTACTTGCAGCGTTCCAGCACGCCTGTGACGATTTCTTTGACGTCGGCAAGTTTCTTGTGATTGGAGCATTTGTAGCGGCGGGATGCAGGACGATTATCGGCGTGGATGTTTTTCGTGAGCTGTTTGCCTCACCGGGACTGGCAATCATCGCAATGATGGCGCTTGCAATGGCGCTCAATCTGTGTAGTGAAACCGATGCATTCATAGCAGCCGGGTTCAGAGGTGTGCTGCCGGATACTGCTCAAATGGCTTTTATGCTTCTTGGCCCTATGCTTGATGTCAAACTCCTGCTGATGTACCTGACCATGTTCCGCAAACGCACCATCCTGGTTCTTTCTTTGCTCATCTTCGGGATGGTTTTGGCGTGCACCTCGTTTCTGCAATATGGATTAGGAGGTCTGCCCGGTGCACAGTAA
- a CDS encoding metal ABC transporter ATP-binding protein, with product MDEQNSPAVFVKDLWFAYNGYPALENVNLSIPRGDFVSVVGPNGGGKTTLLKVILGLLRPTRGEVRVMGMTPEQARPRIGYMPQYTQLDPLFPATLMDVALMGRLGRGGLFGGYSREDKNVVSEALKQVGLYELRKKSFSALSGGQRQRLLIARALACEPDLLLLDEPAANLDAVMETDLYQLLRTLNERLTIMMVSHDLGFVSRIIKSVICVKRKVLMHPTTEITGEIINDIYGSPMRMIRHNGEGDSICSNL from the coding sequence ATGGATGAACAAAACAGTCCCGCAGTTTTTGTAAAGGACCTCTGGTTCGCGTACAACGGATATCCTGCATTGGAGAATGTGAATCTTTCCATTCCTCGAGGCGATTTTGTATCCGTTGTCGGACCGAACGGCGGCGGCAAGACCACTCTCCTGAAGGTGATACTGGGATTGCTTCGACCGACTCGAGGTGAAGTCCGAGTCATGGGGATGACACCGGAGCAGGCACGGCCGCGGATCGGGTACATGCCCCAGTACACGCAACTCGATCCGTTGTTTCCCGCAACGTTGATGGATGTGGCGTTGATGGGACGGCTCGGCCGCGGCGGTTTATTCGGAGGCTATTCACGGGAGGACAAGAACGTCGTCTCTGAGGCTCTGAAACAGGTCGGACTCTACGAGCTGCGAAAAAAATCATTTTCGGCCCTGTCCGGAGGCCAGCGGCAGCGATTGCTCATAGCACGCGCTTTGGCCTGCGAACCGGACCTGCTACTCCTGGATGAACCCGCTGCGAATCTGGACGCAGTCATGGAAACAGACCTATACCAATTGCTGAGGACGTTGAATGAACGTCTCACTATCATGATGGTCTCACACGATCTGGGATTCGTATCGAGAATTATCAAGAGCGTGATTTGTGTGAAACGCAAAGTCCTCATGCATCCCACAACTGAGATAACAGGTGAGATAATCAATGACATCTATGGCTCACCTATGAGGATGATAAGACATAATGGTGAAGGGGACAGTATTTGCAGCAATTTATAA
- a CDS encoding OmpA family protein gives MARRTLSRTERNFNVWPGFTDVMVALLLIFIFVITIFTITETILSRSLSKKDSELERLNQEIRRTSEELDRFRQETARLAELFGAEQNKSANLQQILEQLRREIAASAAQLLEKTQLLAQREAELESSGKQLSEQKDLAEQTQKALEMHQGEIATLLAGLKSKSELLESSEQKLAHANLQLSESEKKTKTAQDEVTEKVSRIATLTSEIAALNRTIADLNKKVETYLSDISRLNTMLANSAESEQKEKTKAAQLQKEIVSLKSQLENISSKLAETQESSEKQFRIGQLVHLIGEKDKEIDKLRKLARYRSEFLSKLDEVFRGIPDIKIQGDRFIFQAEILFPSGKETVNERGKQELDKFLKIYKEMAVKIPKDLDMVILVQGHTDDVPTSAGSRFKSNWELGAARSMEVVRYLISGGIPSNRIASASFGEFHPIDPRILPDSRKINRRIELKITTF, from the coding sequence ATGGCTAGACGAACTCTCTCTCGTACGGAACGAAATTTCAATGTGTGGCCCGGCTTTACCGATGTCATGGTCGCGCTTCTTCTCATTTTCATCTTTGTCATAACCATTTTCACGATTACCGAAACCATACTGTCACGCTCACTGAGCAAGAAAGACAGCGAACTGGAAAGGCTTAACCAGGAAATTCGGCGCACATCCGAAGAATTGGATCGATTCAGGCAAGAAACTGCCAGGCTGGCCGAGTTGTTCGGAGCCGAACAGAATAAGTCGGCAAATCTCCAGCAAATATTGGAGCAGCTTCGAAGAGAAATAGCAGCATCTGCAGCGCAACTTCTTGAGAAAACACAACTCCTGGCCCAAAGAGAGGCCGAACTGGAATCTTCCGGAAAGCAACTGTCCGAACAGAAGGACCTTGCAGAACAAACCCAAAAGGCGCTGGAAATGCATCAGGGTGAAATTGCCACGCTGCTTGCCGGATTAAAGAGTAAGAGCGAACTCCTGGAATCTTCCGAGCAGAAACTGGCGCATGCAAATCTTCAGTTGAGTGAATCAGAGAAGAAGACAAAGACTGCCCAAGACGAAGTCACGGAGAAAGTTTCACGCATTGCTACGCTTACTTCTGAAATCGCTGCCCTCAATCGCACCATAGCAGACTTGAATAAGAAAGTAGAAACATACCTGAGCGACATTTCCAGGCTCAATACCATGTTAGCCAATTCCGCCGAATCCGAGCAGAAAGAAAAAACTAAAGCAGCGCAGCTTCAGAAAGAGATCGTATCACTGAAATCTCAGTTGGAGAATATCTCCTCCAAGCTCGCCGAAACTCAAGAAAGTTCCGAGAAGCAGTTCAGAATAGGACAACTGGTGCATCTCATTGGAGAAAAAGATAAAGAAATAGACAAACTACGAAAACTGGCACGCTACAGGAGCGAGTTTCTCTCCAAGCTCGATGAGGTATTCAGAGGAATTCCCGACATCAAAATCCAAGGAGACAGGTTCATTTTCCAGGCGGAGATTCTTTTTCCTTCCGGCAAAGAGACCGTGAATGAACGAGGAAAACAGGAACTCGACAAGTTCTTGAAAATTTACAAAGAAATGGCCGTGAAAATACCCAAGGACTTGGACATGGTCATTCTGGTTCAAGGCCACACTGACGATGTGCCGACATCGGCAGGATCCAGATTCAAGTCAAACTGGGAACTTGGCGCTGCACGGTCCATGGAAGTGGTGCGATATCTAATATCGGGCGGAATACCCTCCAATCGTATTGCATCAGCCTCCTTCGGCGAATTCCACCCCATAGATCCGAGAATTCTACCGGATTCCCGCAAAATCAACCGCCGCATCGAACTGAAAATCACTACCTTCTAA
- a CDS encoding helix-turn-helix domain-containing protein, giving the protein MSLSRLETRLYSVLVTVAKEHGVRSRRGFRIQFPLTHEDLSFLVGAHRVSITRALKALKESGRLSQEGKTLIVYPEEAA; this is encoded by the coding sequence ATGTCACTTAGTCGCCTGGAAACACGTCTTTACAGTGTGCTTGTCACCGTAGCCAAAGAGCATGGCGTAAGGAGCCGTCGAGGTTTCAGAATTCAGTTCCCTCTTACCCACGAAGATCTCAGTTTCCTTGTCGGTGCACATCGTGTGAGCATCACCAGAGCCTTGAAAGCCCTCAAGGAGTCCGGCCGATTATCGCAAGAAGGGAAGACATTGATTGTCTATCCCGAGGAAGCAGCATAG
- a CDS encoding MBL fold metallo-hydrolase, giving the protein MSKKILENLWQVGGSGLTDPADAAVYLVRFGDKAALIDAGCGNAHSRLKKHVTKCLSPNVQLEYLLLTHCHFDHTGGAEAVREDFGCRIVAHELDAVYLESGDSEVTAASWYGTRMPPLSVDIKLSGENSVLTIGDGTVNAIHWPGHSPGSVVYTTLIENKLVLFGQDVHGPIHPALLSDEEQYQSSLAKLLALNADLLLEGHFGILHTKEEVQEFIQSFMR; this is encoded by the coding sequence ATGAGCAAGAAAATCCTTGAGAATCTCTGGCAAGTCGGCGGCAGCGGACTGACGGATCCTGCGGATGCGGCTGTTTATCTGGTTCGATTCGGTGATAAGGCAGCTCTCATCGATGCCGGATGCGGAAACGCACATTCGCGCTTGAAAAAGCACGTCACCAAATGCCTCTCTCCGAATGTGCAACTGGAATATCTTCTCCTCACTCATTGCCACTTTGACCACACCGGCGGCGCCGAAGCCGTAAGAGAGGACTTCGGCTGCAGGATCGTGGCACACGAGTTGGATGCTGTGTACCTCGAATCAGGTGACAGTGAAGTAACTGCTGCTTCCTGGTATGGCACGCGGATGCCCCCCCTGTCAGTCGATATTAAGCTTAGCGGCGAGAATTCGGTCCTTACAATTGGAGACGGCACAGTAAATGCTATTCACTGGCCCGGCCATTCTCCAGGTTCTGTTGTGTACACTACTCTGATTGAGAATAAGCTCGTGCTCTTCGGGCAAGACGTGCACGGCCCCATCCACCCTGCCCTCCTCTCCGACGAAGAACAATACCAATCCTCTCTGGCGAAACTCCTTGCTCTCAATGCTGATCTTCTGCTGGAAGGTCACTTCGGCATTCTCCATACAAAAGAAGAAGTGCAGGAGTTCATTCAATCCTTCATGAGATAA
- a CDS encoding TIGR03943 family putative permease subunit, with translation MHSKRETASFSHLFQLIVLVAWIAAFCLLLQGMGGRHLIAKFLRPDYWWLVEVGAGILVVFVIARVYCDPHTRGKRGVTLLVQIGILLLPLLYLPQAVVSELSPEALEKRSIDMSHSGQSSMAANSPKNDAADLPNDPSLLRLVVDAKSYEGRKISTIGMVYTNDKLPENTFFCYQLLMFCCAADARPVGVLVKYADSSNLAAGSWIRVEGKLGIETIEDKQVMQITAERVETIDPPKEQFLFQ, from the coding sequence GTGCACAGTAAGCGAGAAACTGCGTCTTTTTCCCATCTGTTCCAGTTGATTGTCCTGGTGGCATGGATTGCGGCTTTCTGTCTTCTTCTACAGGGGATGGGAGGCAGGCATCTGATTGCCAAGTTTCTCCGTCCCGATTACTGGTGGCTGGTGGAAGTAGGCGCGGGCATACTGGTTGTCTTTGTGATAGCGCGTGTTTATTGCGATCCGCATACTCGCGGCAAGAGAGGCGTGACCCTGCTCGTACAGATAGGGATACTCCTGCTGCCGTTACTGTACCTCCCGCAGGCTGTTGTATCGGAACTCAGTCCCGAAGCTCTGGAGAAACGTTCAATCGATATGAGCCATTCCGGCCAAAGCAGCATGGCAGCCAATTCTCCGAAAAACGATGCCGCGGACCTTCCGAACGATCCGTCACTGCTTCGACTCGTCGTGGACGCGAAATCCTATGAAGGTAGGAAAATCAGCACCATAGGCATGGTGTATACGAACGACAAGCTGCCTGAGAATACGTTTTTCTGCTATCAATTGCTTATGTTTTGCTGTGCAGCAGATGCCAGACCTGTTGGGGTGCTCGTAAAATATGCCGACTCGAGCAATCTGGCAGCAGGGTCATGGATCAGAGTTGAAGGAAAACTGGGGATAGAAACCATCGAAGACAAGCAAGTAATGCAAATTACCGCCGAAAGAGTTGAGACTATAGATCCTCCAAAAGAGCAGTTCCTGTTTCAGTGA
- a CDS encoding PAS domain-containing hybrid sensor histidine kinase/response regulator, whose product MSLVFIIAAVITGFVAASLCFFQTTRKTYPGFGYWTAGVGVIAVGYLLIGIRGQIPFWISILSNMLFPLGMVLHLDGIRRFFGLSPASKWWYTLPAVVAGGIIVFYCVWDEPVLRGCVISVSLVAVHWTMAALLFSGDLPYKSVFRRTIAFLLVTGAALILARAIWMISDTGFLLFRSPGEFVFFTLFILIHLGENLSMVMLNAERVEDELLEAEAGLSQTVARLEEALARQKIAEKSLRESEERYKTFFDTSRDAVFISTTTGQFVDFNDVALEMLGYSPNDRQEVMTKSTFSFYVRPEDREIHVAAVSRMGFLKDYPVDLRKKDGTIIHSLVTTVAKKDSSGNVVGFQGTFRDITELKKADDALRESEERYRLIFNNAPLGIMHFDSSGVIVDFNERFSRIIGAERNAILGFNMLERVKDPMMLEAVQQCLNSGSGYFEGDYLSVTGNKSTPVRALYSRIDSDDGRFLGAIGLFEDISERRKAQRQLQEREQMLASILSASPIGIALTNVERKLIWVNDSWLRIFGFERYDECVGRSTEMLYPSKEEFIRLGKIIQSALVESRVIDAEAKMVRKDGTVFDAHVRLNPVDPTDENKGYISALEDISEKIRTNREREQLKNQLFQAQKAEAIGTLAGGIAHDFNNLLTIILGYSEILLQETDENTLAHEDLQKIVQSAQNGSDLIQRLLMLSKRAETHPIFLDLNRQIRETMALWSRSIPKTIWVELSLDDNLGLVRADPAQIDQILMNLANNAEESMENGGKLTVTTSMVTLDDEFCRRHPEMSPGNFALLTVSDTGRGMDEETQERMFDPFFTIKGWDSRKGKGLGLPVVLGIVQQHGGCIECLSEVGKGTVFRIYLPIFETQPSPEQEISPTMPAKGTETILLADDEVLVRDLGSRFLTKSGYRVLTAANGREALAIYKEHRSNISLVILDLIMPEMDGAQCLNELVKIDPHVRVIVSSGHSDSERLKDVHFESIKAFVKKPYDVKQFLSVVRSVLDAE is encoded by the coding sequence GTGAGTTTGGTCTTTATCATCGCAGCCGTGATTACCGGATTCGTGGCTGCAAGCCTCTGTTTTTTTCAGACTACCAGAAAAACGTATCCAGGCTTTGGCTATTGGACTGCGGGGGTGGGCGTTATCGCCGTGGGATATCTCCTGATAGGCATCCGGGGCCAAATACCTTTCTGGATCTCCATATTGAGCAACATGCTGTTTCCGCTCGGAATGGTTTTACATCTGGACGGTATACGACGTTTTTTCGGTCTGAGCCCTGCTTCCAAATGGTGGTACACCCTTCCCGCAGTGGTTGCAGGCGGAATAATAGTCTTCTATTGCGTGTGGGATGAACCGGTTTTGAGAGGTTGCGTCATCTCGGTTTCTCTCGTTGCTGTCCACTGGACAATGGCAGCATTACTGTTTTCGGGGGATCTCCCGTACAAATCCGTGTTCCGTCGGACAATCGCATTTCTTCTAGTCACAGGCGCAGCATTGATTCTTGCTCGGGCCATATGGATGATCTCTGACACAGGTTTTCTTTTATTCCGTTCTCCCGGAGAGTTCGTCTTCTTCACGCTCTTTATATTGATTCACTTGGGCGAGAATCTGTCGATGGTGATGCTGAACGCTGAACGGGTGGAAGACGAGCTTCTCGAAGCCGAAGCGGGGTTGAGTCAAACGGTAGCTCGCCTGGAAGAAGCATTGGCTCGACAGAAGATCGCCGAAAAATCACTGAGGGAAAGCGAAGAGCGTTATAAGACCTTTTTCGATACTTCGCGAGATGCGGTCTTCATCTCGACGACAACAGGTCAGTTTGTCGATTTCAATGATGTTGCCCTGGAAATGCTTGGCTATTCCCCGAATGACAGACAAGAAGTCATGACGAAGAGTACCTTTTCCTTCTATGTGAGACCCGAGGATCGGGAAATCCATGTAGCAGCGGTATCGAGGATGGGCTTCCTCAAAGATTATCCGGTAGATCTGCGTAAGAAGGATGGGACGATTATTCACTCACTGGTGACCACGGTAGCCAAGAAAGACTCCAGCGGCAATGTAGTGGGGTTCCAAGGGACCTTTCGGGATATTACCGAACTGAAAAAAGCTGACGATGCACTGCGAGAAAGCGAGGAACGATACAGGCTCATTTTCAACAATGCGCCACTAGGTATCATGCACTTCGACTCCAGCGGCGTAATTGTTGACTTCAACGAAAGATTTTCAAGAATTATCGGAGCCGAAAGAAACGCTATTCTTGGTTTCAACATGCTGGAGAGAGTAAAAGATCCCATGATGCTTGAGGCAGTTCAACAATGTCTTAACAGCGGATCCGGGTACTTTGAAGGCGATTATCTTTCTGTAACCGGCAATAAATCCACTCCTGTCAGAGCCCTGTACAGCCGGATCGATTCTGATGATGGCCGATTCCTCGGAGCGATTGGACTATTCGAGGATATCAGCGAGCGCAGAAAAGCCCAGCGGCAGTTGCAGGAAAGAGAACAAATGTTGGCAAGCATCCTCTCTGCTTCGCCGATCGGAATAGCATTAACGAATGTGGAGAGAAAACTTATTTGGGTCAATGACTCTTGGCTCCGCATATTCGGTTTTGAAAGGTATGACGAATGCGTCGGCCGGAGCACGGAAATGCTGTACCCATCCAAGGAGGAATTTATCCGCTTAGGCAAGATCATCCAATCGGCCTTGGTTGAGTCGAGAGTCATAGATGCTGAAGCAAAAATGGTAAGAAAGGACGGGACGGTTTTTGATGCCCATGTTCGGCTCAATCCGGTGGATCCGACAGATGAGAATAAAGGGTATATTTCAGCTCTCGAAGATATATCCGAAAAGATAAGGACCAATCGGGAACGTGAACAGTTAAAAAATCAGCTCTTCCAGGCACAAAAAGCAGAGGCAATCGGAACCCTGGCTGGAGGTATCGCGCATGATTTTAATAACTTGCTTACCATTATTCTCGGATATTCGGAAATACTCCTTCAAGAAACTGATGAGAACACTCTTGCACATGAGGATTTGCAGAAAATCGTGCAATCGGCCCAGAACGGTTCGGATTTGATTCAACGTTTATTGATGCTGAGCAAAAGGGCGGAAACGCATCCTATCTTTCTGGATTTGAATCGTCAGATTCGAGAGACCATGGCTCTGTGGTCTCGTTCTATACCCAAGACGATTTGGGTGGAACTGAGTCTGGACGATAATCTGGGTCTTGTCCGGGCAGACCCGGCTCAAATCGATCAGATATTGATGAACCTGGCAAACAATGCGGAAGAATCCATGGAGAACGGGGGGAAGCTTACCGTGACAACCTCCATGGTGACACTGGATGATGAATTTTGCAGAAGACACCCCGAAATGAGCCCTGGTAATTTTGCGCTTCTCACTGTTTCCGATACCGGCAGGGGGATGGATGAAGAGACTCAGGAAAGAATGTTCGATCCGTTCTTCACGATCAAAGGCTGGGATTCTCGAAAGGGAAAAGGTCTTGGACTCCCGGTTGTGCTTGGAATTGTCCAGCAACACGGCGGCTGTATTGAGTGCTTGAGTGAAGTCGGCAAAGGAACTGTGTTCAGAATTTATCTGCCTATCTTTGAGACTCAACCTTCTCCTGAACAGGAGATCTCCCCTACAATGCCAGCTAAAGGGACAGAGACGATCCTTCTTGCAGATGATGAAGTGCTTGTAAGGGATCTCGGATCGCGATTCTTGACAAAGTCGGGTTACCGAGTACTGACTGCAGCCAACGGTCGGGAAGCATTAGCAATATATAAGGAGCATCGATCCAATATTTCGTTGGTGATTCTTGACCTGATCATGCCTGAGATGGATGGCGCACAGTGTCTCAACGAACTTGTAAAAATAGACCCCCACGTACGAGTAATAGTATCCAGTGGACACTCCGATTCCGAACGCCTGAAGGATGTGCATTTCGAATCCATCAAAGCCTTTGTGAAAAAACCCTATGACGTGAAGCAGTTTCTTTCTGTGGTTCGATCCGTGCTTGATGCTGAATAG